In Comamonadaceae bacterium OS-1, a single window of DNA contains:
- the slyA gene encoding transcriptional regulator SlyA: MPEPAPVFYAADNYVAGGTGVGHLLARVFNMLAQELERQFEPSGLTNAQWKPLFKLSTGEVSTVAELARVCTLDAGGMTRMLDRLEAKGLVQRVRSSEDRRVVNLEITEAGRDAAKVIPEVLSRVQNAYLAGFSVEEWEALKSYLRRMLDNANDFQQAQQTPSDAGENNAV, encoded by the coding sequence ATGCCGGAGCCTGCGCCGGTGTTCTACGCCGCAGACAACTATGTTGCTGGCGGCACCGGCGTCGGCCACCTGCTGGCGCGCGTCTTCAACATGCTCGCCCAGGAGCTGGAGCGCCAGTTCGAGCCCAGTGGCCTGACCAATGCGCAGTGGAAACCGCTGTTCAAACTGTCCACCGGCGAGGTGTCCACCGTGGCCGAGCTGGCCCGTGTGTGCACCCTGGATGCCGGTGGCATGACCCGCATGCTGGACCGCCTGGAGGCCAAGGGCCTGGTGCAGCGCGTGCGTTCCAGCGAAGACCGCCGGGTGGTGAATCTGGAGATCACCGAAGCCGGGCGCGATGCCGCCAAGGTCATTCCCGAAGTGCTCAGCCGGGTGCAAAACGCCTACCTCGCAGGCTTCTCGGTCGAGGAGTGGGAGGCCCTGAAAAGCTACCTGCGCCGCATGCTCGACAACGCCAACGATTTCCAACAAGCCCAACAAACCCCATCCGATGCCGGAGAAAACAATGCCGTTTAA